A single region of the Nitrosomonas sp. Is79A3 genome encodes:
- a CDS encoding urea amidolyase associated protein UAAP2, whose protein sequence is MNTSYPITSQFDPNHAVIDEICAAGEPWVKLVKQGQIFRIVDLEGNQAVDTLFFNANHAVERYSATDTIRAQNKLYLTTGSKLYSNLGNVMLTIVADTCGRHDTLGGACAAESNTVRYALEKFPMHSCRDSFLHALAHDPLCQQLGMNKRDLPSNINFFMNVPVTEAGGLEFVDGISASGMYVEMQAEMDVLVLISNCPQLNNPCNAYNPTPIRLLVWDSQ, encoded by the coding sequence ATGAATACGTCTTATCCCATTACAAGTCAGTTTGATCCCAATCACGCCGTCATCGATGAAATCTGTGCGGCTGGGGAACCTTGGGTCAAACTCGTGAAGCAAGGGCAAATTTTCCGCATTGTCGATTTGGAAGGCAATCAAGCCGTTGATACGTTGTTTTTTAACGCAAATCATGCTGTGGAACGCTACAGCGCAACGGATACGATACGCGCCCAGAATAAACTGTATTTAACCACTGGCAGCAAGCTCTACTCCAACCTGGGCAATGTCATGCTCACAATCGTGGCCGATACCTGCGGGCGCCACGACACACTGGGCGGTGCCTGTGCGGCAGAAAGCAATACGGTGCGCTATGCGCTGGAGAAGTTTCCGATGCACAGCTGCCGTGATAGCTTTTTACATGCACTGGCGCATGATCCGCTTTGCCAGCAGCTTGGGATGAATAAGCGCGATTTGCCGAGCAACATCAATTTTTTCATGAACGTGCCTGTGACTGAAGCAGGCGGATTGGAATTTGTCGATGGCATTTCCGCCTCCGGCATGTACGTAGAAATGCAGGCTGAAATGGATGTCTTGGTATTGATTTCGAATTGCCCGCAACTGAACAATCCATGCAATGCTTATAACCCGACGCCGATTCGTTTACTGGTCTGGGATTCTCAATAA